One genomic segment of Oncorhynchus kisutch isolate 150728-3 linkage group LG15, Okis_V2, whole genome shotgun sequence includes these proteins:
- the LOC109905976 gene encoding smoothelin-like protein 1, which translates to MDDVSLCQDDSGKDATANQTEDNKNNQTEREASVQECDPPKRDHLAEDTVEGHVVKSGANTGKAPEQAAGASVGNVEESQPVTDAIEVNGEEACKGEGTSQGADAGETEDSKVVNGEKKGEGEKEEDKNRKGQEVVKNGEIEKEGVKEDKEKGGENIARKKEKGEKGKTEEKIKGDKGKDRKGKGEGGKGEGGKGEREGGKGEGGKGEGGKGEGGKAPENKSKPVKEKEGAGAGGGKVKEKSKEVEKQGKTKRKSGVNHTASTPSSVARPRSSARSARPSTKKDIIAKFQKNDSETPVVCNFKLQRSSMAVANGGSIKQKVLSWCQNKTRKYEGVSIENFSSSWCDGLAFCALIHRFFPDAFDFSALSSSERAKNFTLAFNTAETMADCCPLLEVGDMILMGNSPDPMCVFTYVQALCHHLSKIEKERKDKEEEEKKSEKMKDEEVETTAEKKEEENEETGKIDGQQEEGDEGRENEVKDGKENESEESSAVEREQEGREVRGLIEAQA; encoded by the exons ATGGACGATGTATCACTCTGCCAGGACGATTCTGGGAAAGACGCAACAGCCAACCAGACGGAGGACAACAAAAACAatcag acagagagagaggcttcagTGCAGGAGTGTGACCCCCCTAAGAGAGACCACCTGGCGGAGGACACAGTGGAAGGTCATGTGGTTAAGTCTGGGGCTAATACGGGGAAAGCGCCGGAACAGGCAGCAGGGGCTAGCGTTGGAAATGTAGAGGAGTCTCAGCCAGTAACCGACGCCATTGAGGTTAATGGTGAAGAGGCTTGTAAGGGTGAGGGAACATCTCAAGGTGCAGACGCCGGAGAAACAGAAGACTCCAAAGTGGTGAACGGAgagaagaagggggagggagagaaggaggaggacaaGAATAGAAAGGGTCAAGAGGTGGTCAAGAatggagagattgagaaagagggTGTGAAGGAGGAcaaagagaaggggggagaaaATATTGCCAGGAAAAAGGAGAAGGGGGAAAAGGGAAAAACAGAAGAGAAGATAAAAGGAGATAAAGGGAAAGACAGAAAAGGGAAG ggagagggagggaagggagagggagggaagggagagagagagggagggaagggagagggagggaagggagagggagggaagggagagggagggaaggcacCGGAGAACAAGAGCAAACCAGTAAAAGAAAAggaaggggcaggggcagggggggGGAAGGTTAAAGAGAAAAGCAAGGAGGTGGAGAAGCAAGGAAAGACCAAGAGAAAGAGTGGCGTGAATCACACCGCCTCTACCCCATCCTCTGTGGCCCGACCCCGGAGCTCTGCCCGCTCTGCCCGGCCTTCCACTAAAAAGGACATCATAGCAAAGTTCCAGAAAAATGACTCTGA GACACCGGTTGTCTGCAACTTCAAACTTCAGAGATCATCTATGGCTGTGGCAAACGGGGGGTCAATCAAACAGAAAGTGCTTTCCTGGTGTCAAAACAAAACACGCAAGTACGAG GGTGTTTCCATAGAGAACTTCTCATCATCGTGGTGTGATGGGCTGGCGTTCTGTGCACTCATCCATCGCTTCTTCCCGGACGCTTTCGACTTCTCAGCCCTGAGCTCATCTGAGAGAGCGAAGAATTTCACCCTGGCCTTCAATACAGCAGA gaccaTGGCTGACTGCTGCCCCCTGTTGGAGGTTGGTGATATGATCCTGATGGGGAACAGCCCGGACCCTATGTGTGTGTTCACCTATGTCCAGGCACTCTGCCATCACCTCTCCAaaatagagaaggagaggaaggacaaggaggaagaggagaagaagagtgaaAAGATGAAAGACGAAGAGGTAGAAACCACTgcagagaagaaagaggaggagaatgaggaaACTGGGAAGATAGATGGCCAACAAGAGGAAGGAGATGAGGGAAGGGAGAATGAAGTAAAAGATGggaaagagaatgagagtgagGAGAGCTcagcggtagagagagagcaagagggaagaGAAGTTAGAGGGTTAATTGAAGCACAGGCTTAA